From Pseudorca crassidens isolate mPseCra1 chromosome 15, mPseCra1.hap1, whole genome shotgun sequence, one genomic window encodes:
- the VPS37D gene encoding vacuolar protein sorting-associated protein 37D: MYRARAARAGPEPGSPGRFGILSTGQLRDLLQDEPKLDRIVRLSRKFQGLQLEREACLASNYALAKENLALRPRLEMGRAALAIKYQELREVAESCADKLQRLEESMHRWSPHCALGWLQAELEEAEQEAEEHMEQLLLGEQSLEAFLPAFQRGRALAHLRRTQAEKLQELLRRRERSGQPAPTAAADPPKSFPAAAVLPTGAARGPPAVPRSLPPLDSRPVPPLKGSPGCPLGPAPLLSPRPSQPEPPHR; the protein is encoded by the exons ATGTACCGGGcccgggcggcgcgggcggggcCGGAGCCCGGCAGCCCGGGGCGCTTTGGGATCCTCAGCACCGGGCAGCTCCGGGACCTGCTTCAGGATGAGCCCAAGCTGGACCGGATCGTGCGGCTCAGCAGGAAG TTCCAGGGCCTGCAGCTGGAGCGCGAGGCATGCCTGGCCTCCAACTACGCTCTAGCCAAGGAGAACCTGGCACTGCGGCCCCGCCTGGAGATGGGCCGCGCTGCCCTGGCCATCAAGTACCAGGAGCTTCGGGAGGTGGCCGAGAGCTGTGCAGACAAGCTGCAGCGACTGG AGGAGAGCATGCACCGCTGGAGCCCCCACTGCGCGCTGGGCTGGCTGCAGGCTGAGCTGGAGGAAGCTGAGCAGGAGGCTGAG GAGCACATGGAGCAGCTGCTGCTGGGGGAGCAGAGCCTGGAGGCTTTCCTGCCCGCTTTCCAACGAGGCCGTGCCCTGGCCCACCTGAGGCGGACCCAGGCGGAGAAGCTGCAGGAGCTGCTGCGGCGCCGGGAGCGATCTGGCCAGCCAGCCCCCACTGCTGCTGCGGATCCCCCCAAATCCTTCCCCGCTGCCGCTGTCCTGCCCACTGGGGCCGCCCGGGGGCCACCAGCAGTGCCCCGGAGCCTGCCCCCCTTGGACTCCCGCCCAGTGCCCCCGCTGAAGGGCTCCCCCGGGTGCCCTCTaggcccagcccctctgctgaGCCCTCGGCCCTCGCAGCCAGAGCCCCCCCACCGGTAG